The following proteins come from a genomic window of Aequorivita marisscotiae:
- a CDS encoding quinone-dependent dihydroorotate dehydrogenase, whose protein sequence is MYKSIIRPIFFRFDPENIHHFTFTLIRFFNKIGFGSLFRSMYKVENPKLEREVFGLKFPNPVGLAAGFDKDAKLYKELSNFGFGFIEIGTVTPRPQPGNEKPRLFRLKEDSAIINRMGFNNGGVDEAVERLKMNCHSEPFNSTQDRPHGRVLIGGNIGKNKITPNEEAVNDYFICFEALFDYVDYFVVNVSSPNTPNLRALQEKKPLTDLLQTLQDRNNLKAKRKPILLKIAPDLTDEQLLDIIEIVAVTKIDGVIATNTTISREGISSGNREEMGGLSGKPLTKRATEVIRFLSEKSNKSFPIIGVGGIHSAADALEKLEAGASLVQLYTGFIYEGPGLIKQINKAILKRHRT, encoded by the coding sequence ATGTACAAAAGTATTATTCGTCCTATATTTTTTCGATTCGATCCTGAAAATATTCATCATTTTACATTTACCTTAATTCGATTTTTTAATAAAATTGGCTTCGGAAGTCTTTTCCGAAGTATGTATAAGGTAGAAAATCCGAAGTTGGAGCGCGAAGTTTTTGGGTTAAAATTTCCAAATCCCGTAGGTCTCGCAGCGGGTTTTGATAAAGATGCAAAGTTATATAAAGAACTTTCAAATTTTGGTTTTGGCTTTATTGAAATAGGTACCGTTACGCCAAGACCGCAACCCGGAAATGAAAAGCCACGATTGTTTCGCTTAAAGGAAGATTCCGCAATTATAAATCGGATGGGTTTTAACAATGGTGGAGTAGATGAAGCGGTTGAAAGATTGAAGATGAACTGTCACTCGGAGCCCTTCAACTCCACTCAGGACAGGCCCCATGGAAGGGTTTTGATCGGAGGAAACATAGGCAAAAACAAAATCACTCCCAACGAGGAAGCTGTAAACGATTACTTTATTTGCTTTGAAGCACTTTTTGATTATGTAGATTATTTTGTTGTAAACGTAAGTTCGCCCAATACGCCTAATCTTCGCGCGTTGCAGGAAAAGAAACCATTGACAGATTTGCTGCAAACACTTCAAGATAGAAATAATTTAAAAGCAAAACGCAAACCAATTCTTTTAAAAATTGCGCCAGATTTAACCGATGAGCAACTTTTAGACATTATTGAAATTGTTGCCGTAACCAAAATTGACGGTGTAATCGCAACCAATACAACTATTTCGCGCGAAGGGATTTCTTCAGGAAACAGAGAAGAAATGGGCGGCCTAAGTGGCAAACCTCTAACGAAGAGAGCAACTGAGGTAATCCGTTTTCTTTCTGAAAAAAGCAATAAAAGTTTCCCGATAATTGGGGTTGGGGGCATTCATTCTGCTGCTGATGCTTTGGAAAAACTCGAAGCCGGCGCCAGCTTGGTGCAGCTTTATACAGGTTTTATTTATGAAGGACCGGGATTGATAAAGCAAATTAACAAAGCGATATTGAAAAGACATAGGACTTGA
- a CDS encoding Glu/Leu/Phe/Val family dehydrogenase, translating into MVTEVINTNELHKMDPVFGQMSFDNHEQIVFCNDKDTGLKAIIGIHNTVLGPALGGTRMWNYTSEWEALNDVLRLSRGMTYKSAITGLNLGGGKAVLIGDAKTQKTPELMLKFGEFVHSLGGKYITAEDVGMATSDMDLVRTVTPYVTGISEANGGAGNPSPITAYGVFMGMKAAAKYKFGSDVLEDKIVYVQGIGNVGEALVENLSNEGAKVYITDINQERLEEVRDKYGVQIYGGDNIYKEKMDIYAPCALGATINDITINQLNTKIIAGAANNQLAEEQKHGTMLREKGIVYAPDFLINAGGIINVYAELENYDRKEIMRKTENIYNTTIEILKKADTDNITTYQAAFNVAQARIDARKNEK; encoded by the coding sequence ATGGTAACCGAGGTAATAAATACGAATGAACTTCATAAAATGGACCCCGTTTTTGGGCAAATGTCCTTTGACAATCACGAGCAAATCGTTTTTTGCAATGACAAAGATACTGGTTTAAAAGCAATAATTGGTATTCACAATACCGTTTTAGGACCAGCGCTTGGCGGTACTAGAATGTGGAATTACACCAGTGAATGGGAAGCCCTGAACGACGTGCTTCGCCTATCGCGTGGTATGACGTATAAAAGCGCAATTACAGGTTTAAACCTCGGCGGCGGAAAAGCTGTTTTAATTGGAGATGCAAAAACACAGAAAACACCCGAACTAATGTTAAAGTTTGGTGAGTTTGTACATTCCTTGGGCGGTAAATACATAACTGCAGAAGATGTGGGTATGGCAACCTCAGATATGGATTTGGTGCGTACGGTAACTCCGTATGTAACAGGTATTTCTGAAGCAAACGGCGGAGCCGGAAATCCATCCCCAATTACTGCGTACGGGGTGTTTATGGGAATGAAAGCTGCGGCAAAATATAAATTTGGAAGCGATGTTCTTGAAGATAAAATAGTGTATGTTCAAGGAATTGGCAATGTAGGCGAAGCTTTGGTTGAAAATTTAAGCAACGAAGGCGCCAAAGTTTATATTACCGATATAAATCAAGAGCGTTTGGAAGAAGTTCGCGATAAGTACGGTGTTCAGATTTACGGTGGCGATAACATCTACAAAGAAAAAATGGACATCTATGCGCCTTGCGCACTGGGAGCTACCATAAACGATATTACCATTAACCAATTAAATACTAAAATAATTGCGGGCGCTGCCAATAACCAGTTAGCTGAAGAACAAAAGCACGGAACCATGCTTCGTGAAAAAGGTATTGTGTACGCACCAGATTTTCTTATAAACGCTGGAGGAATTATTAATGTATATGCTGAACTAGAAAATTACGACCGAAAGGAAATAATGCGTAAAACTGAAAATATATACAATACTACAATCGAAATTTTAAAGAAAGCCGATACCGATAATATTACTACCTATCAAGCAGCATTTAACGTGGCTCAAGCCCGAATTGATGCAAGAAAAAATGAAAAATAA
- a CDS encoding bifunctional metallophosphatase/5'-nucleotidase — MNKTIFFAILLGYFAVGCSSVKPTVNEQNKGDETVTLKFVQINDVYEIAPLSGGEYGGLARVAHIRDSIKEKFPNTYMFLAGDFLNPSLIGTLKVDGERVNGKQMVEVLNAMEIDLVTFGNHEFDLDEDDLQKRLNESTFEWTSANVRQVSEGGNKFFKSKQNNTTVPATDYSIFKANNAAGNSLKFGVFGVTLPSNPKDYVFYGDIYNEAERAYNLALQESDFVVGLTHVAIDEDIEIAKRVGSVPLIMGGHEHFNMLEKVGNTIISKADANAKSLYVHTFTYNLKNKYLQLDSELVMVTDKIASSPKVKAVVDKWTEIVDEKLKEVVENPEEVIYTATIPLDGTDTPSRSKQTNLGELIARSMAYSYNNEVAGALVNGGSIRIDDKLEGDITSIDIFRVLPFGGSVLKVALKGKLLKEILDYGELQSGEGAYLQRYNFSRNNKGAWQIGDGIETIVDSKTYTVAFSDFLLKGLDIPFLTPENKGIVKIYYPKDSETPADIRKAIIYYLKSQKN; from the coding sequence ATGAATAAAACAATATTTTTTGCAATTCTTCTGGGATATTTCGCGGTAGGCTGCTCCTCAGTGAAACCTACGGTTAATGAGCAAAATAAAGGTGATGAGACAGTTACGCTAAAATTTGTTCAAATTAACGATGTTTATGAAATTGCACCCTTAAGCGGTGGCGAATACGGAGGTTTGGCACGAGTAGCACATATTCGGGATTCAATCAAAGAAAAATTTCCAAATACCTATATGTTTTTAGCAGGCGATTTTTTAAACCCTTCTTTAATAGGAACACTAAAAGTAGATGGCGAACGTGTAAATGGCAAACAGATGGTGGAAGTGCTTAATGCGATGGAGATAGATTTGGTAACATTTGGCAACCACGAATTTGATTTGGACGAAGACGATTTGCAAAAAAGATTAAACGAATCAACTTTTGAATGGACGTCGGCAAACGTGCGCCAAGTTTCTGAAGGTGGAAACAAATTTTTTAAAAGCAAACAAAACAACACTACAGTTCCAGCAACAGATTATTCAATTTTTAAAGCGAATAATGCAGCCGGTAATAGTTTAAAGTTTGGAGTTTTTGGGGTAACATTACCATCAAACCCCAAAGATTATGTTTTTTACGGCGATATTTATAACGAAGCTGAAAGAGCATATAATTTGGCCTTGCAGGAGTCAGACTTTGTTGTAGGGCTCACCCATGTAGCGATTGATGAAGATATTGAAATTGCAAAAAGAGTAGGATCAGTACCGTTAATAATGGGCGGACACGAACATTTTAACATGTTGGAAAAAGTTGGCAATACAATAATTAGCAAAGCAGATGCCAATGCTAAAAGCTTGTATGTACATACATTTACATATAATTTAAAAAATAAATACCTCCAGCTAGATTCTGAATTGGTAATGGTAACCGATAAGATAGCGTCTTCGCCAAAAGTAAAAGCTGTGGTGGACAAATGGACTGAAATTGTAGATGAAAAACTAAAGGAAGTAGTTGAAAATCCAGAAGAAGTTATTTACACCGCCACAATTCCATTAGATGGCACAGACACCCCCAGCCGAAGCAAACAAACCAATTTGGGTGAGTTAATTGCGCGTTCAATGGCGTATTCATATAATAATGAAGTGGCAGGCGCTTTAGTAAATGGTGGCTCTATTAGAATTGACGATAAACTGGAAGGCGATATTACAAGTATAGATATTTTTAGAGTGCTTCCCTTTGGTGGAAGTGTGTTAAAAGTAGCTTTAAAAGGAAAGCTATTAAAGGAAATATTAGATTATGGCGAATTACAGAGTGGTGAAGGAGCGTATTTACAGCGCTATAATTTTTCAAGAAATAATAAAGGTGCTTGGCAAATTGGCGATGGCATTGAAACTATTGTCGATTCAAAAACATATACCGTAGCTTTTAGCGACTTTTTGCTGAAAGGATTGGACATACCTTTTTTAACTCCCGAGAATAAAGGCATTGTAAAAATTTATTACCCAAAAGATTCTGAAACACCGGCCGATATCCGAAAAGCAATTATATATTATTTAAAGTCGCAAAAAAACTAA
- a CDS encoding heme-binding domain-containing protein, which yields MKRVIKIVLIVALIALVAIQFIRPEKNSGGYENVTLFETETKPSAKVAAILKENCYDCHSDQTVYPWYAEIAPMSFWLDDHIEHGKKHFNVSAWNDYTLKKKEHKLEELVEMVEEGEMPLESYTILHGDISEAEKKLLLQWAGVARLQYKQQLEVSSNQ from the coding sequence ATGAAAAGAGTTATAAAAATTGTATTAATAGTAGCGCTCATTGCACTGGTGGCAATTCAATTTATTCGTCCTGAAAAAAATAGTGGCGGATATGAAAATGTTACACTATTTGAAACAGAAACAAAACCTTCGGCAAAAGTAGCTGCTATTTTAAAAGAAAACTGCTACGATTGCCATAGTGATCAAACGGTATATCCGTGGTATGCCGAAATTGCTCCAATGTCATTTTGGCTCGACGATCATATTGAGCACGGAAAAAAACATTTCAATGTTTCGGCTTGGAACGATTATACCCTTAAAAAGAAAGAGCACAAACTAGAAGAACTCGTTGAAATGGTTGAAGAGGGTGAAATGCCCTTGGAATCGTACACTATCCTACACGGCGATATTTCCGAAGCGGAAAAAAAACTATTGCTGCAATGGGCAGGGGTAGCAAGACTTCAATATAAGCAACAATTGGAGGTTTCCTCAAACCAATAA
- a CDS encoding DUF4856 domain-containing protein encodes MKNLILSISVLSVLLFASCSSDDDQPIVQNTVEAPATYTFMRGAESTVSFNGQTTRILMAGETSSAFTDFDNSTEASVLAMFNHQAGNNDFSDADLNASDKNLRSKTAASYDYFFTNTSESAAIKATFDSYISAQFNEVFPNRMTVASPGVAGQIADGTKTRYVNGKGLEYNQAFAKSLLGALMTDQMLNNYLSTAVLDEGDNREKNDNNITEEGKTYTTMEHKWDEAYGYLYGASANPENPNLTIGEDDKFLNEYVGRVNDDPDFNTIAAEIFDAFKLGRAAIVAKNYEVRDEQVAIIREKVSEVIAVRGIYYLQAGKNKIVDGNREGAFHALSEAYGFVYSLRFTRSSDNSTPLFTRTEVDTLLDLLTESSNNGFWDITPETLDAVSEAMAEKFDFTVAEAGSM; translated from the coding sequence ATGAAGAATTTAATTCTTTCAATATCAGTTTTATCAGTACTTCTTTTCGCATCTTGCTCATCCGATGACGATCAGCCTATCGTACAAAATACAGTTGAGGCTCCCGCTACCTACACTTTTATGCGAGGTGCCGAGTCCACAGTTAGTTTTAACGGACAGACAACCAGAATATTAATGGCAGGAGAAACATCGAGTGCATTTACCGATTTTGATAATAGTACGGAAGCCTCAGTGCTTGCAATGTTCAATCACCAGGCGGGAAACAACGATTTTAGCGACGCAGATCTTAACGCATCCGATAAAAATCTTAGAAGCAAAACTGCAGCTTCCTACGATTATTTCTTTACAAATACTTCTGAAAGTGCTGCTATTAAAGCTACTTTTGACTCGTACATTTCTGCACAATTCAACGAGGTATTTCCAAACAGAATGACGGTAGCTTCGCCAGGCGTTGCCGGTCAGATTGCCGATGGCACTAAAACACGTTACGTAAATGGCAAAGGCTTAGAGTATAATCAAGCATTTGCAAAAAGCCTTTTAGGTGCCTTGATGACAGACCAAATGTTGAACAACTATCTAAGTACCGCTGTTCTCGATGAAGGAGATAATCGCGAAAAAAACGACAATAATATTACCGAAGAAGGCAAAACCTACACTACCATGGAGCACAAGTGGGATGAGGCTTATGGATATCTGTATGGAGCATCTGCAAATCCTGAAAATCCAAATTTAACCATCGGTGAAGACGATAAGTTCTTAAATGAATATGTTGGTCGAGTAAATGATGATCCAGATTTTAATACCATCGCGGCAGAAATATTTGATGCCTTTAAATTAGGTCGTGCGGCAATTGTAGCTAAAAATTACGAGGTGCGTGACGAGCAGGTAGCAATTATTCGAGAGAAAGTTTCCGAAGTAATCGCCGTGCGTGGTATTTATTATTTACAAGCTGGCAAAAACAAAATAGTAGATGGCAATCGCGAAGGTGCTTTTCACGCACTTTCAGAAGCGTACGGTTTTGTTTACAGTCTCCGTTTCACCAGAAGTTCTGATAATAGTACCCCACTTTTTACGAGAACCGAGGTTGACACCTTATTAGATTTGTTAACTGAATCATCCAATAACGGCTTCTGGGACATAACTCCAGAAACCTTGGATGCGGTATCGGAAGCTATGGCGGAGAAGTTCGACTTCACCGTTGCGGAGGCCGGTAGTATGTAA
- the pepT gene encoding peptidase T, which produces MIKKQHIIDRFTGYVKIDTESDPNSNSTPSTKKQWNLANTLADELKAIGMEDVTIDENAYIMATLPSNVSHPVPVIGFVSHFDTSPDFTGANVNPQIVENYNGKDIVLNKEQNIILSPDYFEDLLLYKGQTLITTDGTTLLGADDKAGITEIVSAMEYLINNPEIKHGKIRVGFTPDEEIGRGAHKFDVKKFGADWAYTMDGSQVGELEYENFNAAGAVVTIKGKIVHPGYAKGKMVNSMYIATDYINSLPRLETPEHTEGREGFFHLHNINGTVDETKLQYIIRDHDKKHFEARKQMVQQLADELNEQFEMEVISVEIKDQYFNMREKIEPVMHIVKIAKLAMEQANIKPLIKPIRGGTDGSQLSFMGLPCPNIFAGGHNFHGRFEYVPVESMIKAVEVIVNIAQITAQDLSKFKNEEE; this is translated from the coding sequence ATGATTAAAAAACAACATATTATTGACCGCTTTACCGGGTATGTAAAAATTGATACTGAAAGCGATCCAAACAGCAACTCCACACCTAGCACCAAAAAGCAATGGAACCTTGCCAATACCCTGGCCGACGAATTAAAAGCCATTGGGATGGAAGACGTTACTATAGACGAAAACGCCTATATTATGGCAACTTTGCCTTCTAACGTTTCGCATCCGGTTCCTGTTATTGGTTTTGTTTCGCATTTTGATACTTCGCCAGATTTTACCGGCGCCAATGTAAATCCGCAAATAGTTGAAAATTATAATGGAAAGGATATTGTTCTCAACAAGGAGCAAAATATTATTCTTTCGCCAGATTATTTTGAAGATTTGTTGCTTTACAAAGGGCAAACCCTAATCACAACAGACGGCACCACCCTTTTGGGAGCAGATGATAAAGCGGGTATTACCGAAATAGTTTCGGCTATGGAGTACCTTATAAACAATCCCGAAATAAAGCATGGAAAAATACGTGTTGGCTTTACTCCCGACGAAGAAATTGGCCGCGGAGCACATAAATTTGACGTGAAAAAATTTGGGGCAGATTGGGCTTATACCATGGACGGTAGCCAAGTAGGCGAGCTTGAGTACGAAAATTTTAATGCTGCTGGGGCCGTAGTTACCATAAAAGGAAAAATTGTTCATCCGGGATACGCAAAAGGCAAAATGGTGAACAGCATGTATATTGCCACAGACTATATAAATTCGTTACCTAGACTTGAAACCCCAGAACACACCGAGGGTCGCGAAGGTTTTTTTCACCTTCACAATATTAACGGGACGGTAGATGAAACCAAATTGCAATACATTATTCGCGATCACGATAAAAAGCATTTTGAAGCCAGAAAACAAATGGTTCAGCAATTAGCAGACGAGCTAAATGAACAATTTGAAATGGAGGTTATTTCTGTTGAAATTAAGGATCAATATTTTAATATGCGCGAAAAGATTGAACCTGTAATGCACATTGTAAAAATTGCCAAACTGGCGATGGAACAAGCAAATATAAAACCGCTCATTAAGCCAATACGCGGCGGTACGGATGGGTCGCAATTAAGTTTTATGGGGCTTCCGTGCCCAAATATATTTGCAGGCGGGCACAATTTTCACGGAAGGTTTGAATATGTGCCGGTTGAAAGTATGATAAAAGCGGTAGAGGTAATTGTAAATATTGCACAAATTACCGCCCAGGATCTTTCAAAATTTAAAAACGAAGAGGAGTAA
- the nusB gene encoding transcription antitermination factor NusB, with product MLTRRHIRVKVLQSVYAYNQRPDPNIDIQEKFLLHSIDQMQDLYLLLIQLLLAMQDQAESFLSRSQKKHLATAIEKNPSRTFVDNKLLKIIADNTTFSDVIEKKKLNYWQLDNEYAVLLFNELRQLDWYETYLTLNETTFKEDKDFVLRVYKEVIAPNEKIYEYLEDKRLTWIDDFPIVNTAIVKMLSKLSENNASALLVPNLYKNSEDREYALQLFRKVILNDTKLNVQIEGKTPNWDQERIADLDLIILKMGIAEFLYFPSIPVRATINEYLEVSKEYSTPKSSIFVNGILDKIVKEFEENGKLNKIGRGLQ from the coding sequence ATGCTTACAAGAAGACATATCCGCGTAAAAGTTTTGCAATCCGTTTATGCTTATAATCAGCGTCCCGATCCGAATATTGATATTCAGGAAAAATTTCTACTACACAGTATAGACCAAATGCAGGATCTGTATTTATTGTTGATTCAGTTGCTATTGGCCATGCAGGATCAAGCCGAGAGTTTTTTAAGCCGCTCCCAAAAAAAGCACCTTGCCACGGCAATAGAAAAAAATCCGAGTCGCACCTTTGTCGATAATAAGTTACTGAAAATAATTGCCGACAACACTACTTTTTCTGATGTAATTGAAAAGAAAAAACTCAATTATTGGCAGTTAGATAACGAATACGCAGTTTTGCTTTTTAACGAACTGCGTCAATTAGATTGGTACGAAACCTATCTGACTTTAAATGAAACTACATTTAAAGAAGACAAAGATTTTGTACTTCGTGTTTACAAAGAAGTGATTGCGCCCAATGAAAAAATCTACGAATATCTGGAAGACAAACGCCTAACGTGGATAGATGATTTTCCAATAGTGAACACGGCAATTGTTAAAATGCTCAGCAAACTTTCAGAAAACAACGCTTCAGCACTGTTGGTGCCTAATTTGTATAAAAATTCTGAAGACCGCGAATATGCACTTCAACTTTTTAGAAAAGTAATTTTAAACGACACTAAGTTAAACGTACAGATTGAAGGTAAAACTCCAAACTGGGATCAAGAGCGAATTGCCGATTTAGATTTAATAATTCTAAAAATGGGTATAGCCGAATTTCTATACTTTCCTTCAATTCCAGTACGAGCTACCATCAATGAGTATTTAGAGGTTTCCAAAGAATATTCAACCCCCAAAAGCAGTATTTTCGTCAACGGTATTTTAGATAAAATTGTAAAGGAATTTGAGGAAAATGGAAAACTTAATAAAATTGGGCGGGGGCTTCAATAA
- the yajC gene encoding preprotein translocase subunit YajC, producing the protein MAEIQNFLPIILLFLVMYLFLIRPQMKKAKQEKQFVAQLKKGDKVITTGGLHGKVLELYDDGTCIIESGAGKMKFERSAISMERTAKLNAPVKEKK; encoded by the coding sequence ATGGCAGAAATACAAAATTTTTTACCTATAATCCTATTGTTTTTGGTAATGTATCTTTTTTTGATACGCCCACAAATGAAAAAGGCCAAACAGGAAAAACAGTTTGTCGCTCAACTTAAAAAAGGCGATAAAGTTATTACCACGGGTGGTTTGCACGGTAAAGTACTTGAACTTTATGACGACGGCACTTGCATTATTGAAAGTGGAGCCGGAAAAATGAAGTTTGAACGTTCTGCCATTTCTATGGAAAGAACGGCAAAACTAAACGCACCAGTGAAGGAAAAGAAATAG
- a CDS encoding DUF1573 domain-containing protein gives MKKSVLLVAILSVFAFSSCKDNAADKVNEENIATAEARDAESGKFPVITFEESQFDFGTIDQGTNVEHVFKFKNTGEAPLMIVNAKSSCGCTVPEYTKEPVAPGEEGQLLVKFNGSGQNQVSKTVTLTTNTKAGTETLTIKAFVNPKAGAAAAQPIKTPTS, from the coding sequence ATGAAAAAATCAGTTTTATTAGTAGCAATACTATCTGTTTTTGCCTTTTCATCTTGTAAAGACAACGCTGCAGACAAAGTAAATGAAGAAAACATTGCTACTGCAGAAGCTCGCGACGCAGAATCGGGCAAATTTCCTGTAATTACTTTTGAAGAAAGTCAGTTCGATTTTGGAACTATCGATCAAGGAACTAATGTGGAGCACGTTTTTAAATTTAAAAACACGGGCGAAGCACCTTTAATGATCGTAAACGCAAAAAGTAGCTGCGGTTGTACTGTGCCAGAATATACCAAGGAGCCAGTTGCACCAGGAGAAGAAGGTCAATTGTTGGTGAAATTTAACGGTAGCGGCCAAAACCAAGTTAGTAAAACAGTTACCCTAACTACAAACACAAAAGCTGGAACCGAAACTTTAACCATTAAAGCGTTTGTAAATCCTAAAGCAGGTGCGGCGGCTGCACAACCAATAAAAACCCCAACATCCTAA
- a CDS encoding hydroxymethylglutaryl-CoA lyase, which yields MQHVKIIECPRDAMQGIRDWIPTDQKVKYIQSLLRCGFDTIDFGSFVSPKAIPQMQDTAEVLSKLDLSTTKSKLLAIIANLRGAEDAVKHPEIDYLGYPFSISENFQMRNTHKTIAESLVILQNILNLAHKNNKEVVAYLSMGFGNPYGDPWNVDIVGEWTEKLSGMGVKILSLSDTVGSSTPEIISYLFSNLIPKYPHIEFGAHLHTTPTAWYEKVDAAYKSGCRRFDGAIQGFGGCPMAKDELTGNMPTEKMLSYFTAEKISSNINPMSFESAHNEATKIFTKYH from the coding sequence ATGCAGCACGTAAAAATTATAGAATGTCCGCGCGATGCCATGCAAGGCATTAGAGATTGGATTCCCACCGATCAAAAAGTGAAATATATACAGTCGCTTTTGCGCTGTGGCTTTGATACAATAGACTTCGGAAGTTTTGTTTCCCCGAAGGCAATTCCGCAAATGCAAGACACTGCCGAAGTACTTTCAAAACTAGATCTATCAACGACCAAAAGTAAACTGCTTGCAATTATAGCCAATCTTCGCGGTGCCGAAGATGCGGTAAAACACCCTGAAATTGATTATTTGGGATATCCTTTTTCCATTTCAGAAAATTTTCAAATGCGCAATACGCATAAAACTATTGCGGAGTCTTTAGTAATACTTCAAAATATATTAAATCTCGCCCATAAAAATAACAAGGAAGTGGTTGCCTATTTATCTATGGGCTTCGGAAACCCCTACGGCGATCCTTGGAATGTTGACATAGTAGGCGAGTGGACGGAAAAGCTTTCAGGCATGGGGGTAAAAATACTTTCGTTAAGCGATACCGTGGGTTCATCCACTCCCGAGATTATTTCATATTTATTTAGTAATTTAATACCCAAATATCCCCACATAGAGTTTGGCGCGCATTTGCACACCACGCCAACGGCTTGGTACGAAAAGGTGGATGCTGCCTATAAATCCGGTTGCAGAAGGTTTGATGGTGCTATTCAAGGTTTTGGTGGTTGCCCGATGGCAAAAGATGAGTTAACGGGAAATATGCCCACCGAAAAAATGCTGAGTTATTTTACGGCTGAAAAGATTTCGAGCAATATTAATCCTATGTCTTTTGAAAGTGCACATAACGAAGCAACAAAAATTTTTACTAAATACCATTGA
- a CDS encoding LysE family translocator has protein sequence MLETLISFSIATLALAISPGPDNIYVLTQSLVNGTKSGIATTAGLISGCIVHTTLLAFGISAIITASDNMFYAIKVLGACYLVYLAYKVYKSDVNISLAENAPKKSYVQLFKTGVIMNLVNPKVMIFFLAFFPGFLWNETENTVIQFYILGITFMVVSFLTFSTIALAAGRISSLLRDSKNMGVVLKWLQILVFVGIAVFILIP, from the coding sequence ATGCTCGAAACGCTAATTTCTTTTTCAATCGCCACTTTAGCGCTAGCCATTTCCCCAGGGCCAGATAATATTTATGTGCTTACGCAATCCTTGGTAAATGGAACCAAAAGCGGTATTGCTACAACTGCTGGTTTAATAAGTGGTTGCATTGTACACACTACACTTTTGGCTTTTGGTATTTCTGCAATTATAACTGCTTCCGACAACATGTTTTACGCTATAAAAGTTTTGGGAGCTTGCTACTTGGTTTACTTGGCCTATAAAGTTTACAAAAGCGATGTGAATATTTCATTGGCAGAAAATGCTCCTAAAAAATCATACGTCCAACTTTTTAAAACAGGGGTGATAATGAATTTGGTTAACCCAAAAGTGATGATATTCTTTTTGGCCTTTTTCCCTGGTTTTCTGTGGAATGAAACCGAAAATACGGTCATTCAATTTTATATTTTGGGAATTACTTTTATGGTAGTTTCCTTTTTAACTTTTAGCACAATTGCCCTTGCTGCCGGTAGAATTTCAAGCTTGCTTAGGGACTCAAAAAATATGGGGGTAGTTTTAAAGTGGCTGCAAATACTGGTATTTGTAGGTATTGCTGTTTTTATATTAATTCCATAA